From Chromatiales bacterium 21-64-14, one genomic window encodes:
- a CDS encoding DUF768 domain-containing protein, whose translation MSKRFLRWAETWIEENIPPGANPDIESHEARAGRL comes from the coding sequence ATGAGCAAGCGATTCCTGAGGTGGGCTGAGACCTGGATCGAGGAAAACATTCCTCCCGGCGCCAATCCCGACATCGAGAGCCACGAAGCGCGGGCAGGGCGGCT